A single window of Vibrio sp. SCSIO 43137 DNA harbors:
- the thiQ gene encoding thiamine ABC transporter ATP-binding protein: protein MLQVRQINYRYHKENFLFDLQVKQGSITALMGPSGAGKSTLLALIAGFIQPESGDISVNSRSILGKEPHQRPFAMLFQEHNLFMHLTVRENIGLGLHPGLKLTPQQKREVEIAAEQVGVEAFLDRTPDQLSGGQKQRVALARCFVQQHDIWLLDEPFSALDPILREEMLNLVKQLAAQRGITIVMVTHHLTDARAIATDFAFLAEGTVQVTGKIEALQTEQNSPLLTAFINAGE, encoded by the coding sequence GTGCTGCAAGTCCGCCAGATCAACTATCGCTACCACAAAGAAAATTTCCTGTTCGATTTGCAGGTTAAACAGGGCAGCATTACTGCTTTAATGGGCCCCAGCGGTGCCGGTAAGTCAACCTTGCTGGCACTGATTGCCGGATTTATTCAGCCGGAATCGGGTGATATCAGCGTGAATAGCCGCTCTATTTTGGGTAAAGAGCCTCACCAGCGACCTTTTGCCATGTTATTTCAGGAGCACAATCTATTTATGCACCTGACGGTCAGGGAGAATATTGGCTTAGGTTTGCATCCCGGCCTTAAGCTGACGCCTCAGCAGAAGAGAGAGGTAGAAATAGCCGCAGAGCAGGTCGGTGTTGAAGCTTTTCTTGACCGTACTCCGGATCAACTGTCCGGTGGCCAGAAGCAGAGAGTTGCCCTTGCCCGCTGTTTTGTTCAGCAACATGATATCTGGTTGCTGGATGAACCATTCTCTGCCCTCGATCCTATTCTCAGGGAGGAGATGCTCAATCTGGTGAAACAGCTTGCCGCTCAGAGGGGGATAACCATTGTGATGGTAACGCATCATTTAACGGATGCCAGAGCAATCGCGACGGACTTTGCTTTTCTTGCAGAGGGAACCGTTCAGGTTACGGGCAAAATAGAAGCGCTGCAAACGGAGCAAAACTCACCCCTGTTAACCGCCTTTATCAACGCGGGCGAATAA
- the mpl gene encoding UDP-N-acetylmuramate:L-alanyl-gamma-D-glutamyl-meso-diaminopimelate ligase, with the protein MHIHILGICGTFMGGAAVLARQLGHKVTGCDANVYPPMSTLLESEGIEIIEGFDPQQLDPAPDLVVIGNAMSRGNPCVEYVLNHNLRYTSGPQWLQEFLLHDKWVLAVSGTHGKTTTSSMLAWILEDCGYQPGFLVGGVLGNFGQSARLGESPFFVVEADEYDSAFFDKRSKFVHYHPKTLILNNLEFDHADIFDDLEAIKKQFHHLVRTVPGIGRIISPLKEPALADVLERGCWSEQEFIGDSDNNSGDWCTEKLKIDGSHFSVLFQGSKVGEVRWDIIGDHNVNNALMAIAAARHVGVTPELACQSLAKFVNTKRRLELKGIVGDISVYDDFAHHPTAIELTLGGLRNKVGENKIIAVLEPRSATMKMGVHKQTLVASLEQADSVYLYQPDNISWSVSEVTEHCRQPAYTHNEIEQLVAAIVAEAKTGDQILVMSNGGFEGIHGKLIAALEQKQKVVN; encoded by the coding sequence ATGCACATTCATATTTTGGGTATTTGCGGAACCTTTATGGGCGGAGCCGCAGTACTTGCACGGCAACTGGGACACAAGGTTACCGGCTGTGATGCCAATGTATACCCGCCAATGAGTACTCTGCTTGAATCTGAAGGCATTGAGATTATTGAAGGATTTGATCCTCAGCAACTGGATCCGGCGCCGGATCTTGTGGTGATAGGCAATGCAATGAGCCGCGGCAACCCTTGTGTCGAGTATGTGTTGAATCATAACCTCAGGTATACCTCCGGGCCTCAGTGGCTGCAGGAGTTTTTGCTGCATGATAAATGGGTGCTGGCGGTTTCAGGAACTCATGGAAAAACAACCACATCCAGTATGCTGGCATGGATACTGGAAGATTGTGGTTACCAGCCTGGTTTTCTGGTGGGAGGCGTGCTGGGTAACTTTGGTCAGTCTGCCCGTCTGGGCGAGAGTCCCTTCTTTGTGGTAGAAGCCGATGAGTACGACAGTGCTTTTTTCGACAAGCGATCTAAGTTTGTCCATTACCACCCTAAGACACTGATATTGAATAATCTGGAATTTGATCATGCGGATATTTTTGACGATTTAGAAGCGATAAAGAAGCAGTTCCATCACCTTGTAAGAACCGTGCCGGGAATAGGCAGAATTATTTCACCACTGAAAGAGCCAGCCTTAGCCGATGTACTTGAAAGAGGTTGCTGGAGTGAGCAGGAGTTCATTGGCGACAGTGATAATAACAGCGGCGACTGGTGTACAGAAAAGCTTAAAATAGATGGCAGTCATTTTTCGGTGCTGTTTCAGGGAAGCAAAGTGGGTGAAGTCCGCTGGGATATTATCGGCGACCACAATGTTAATAATGCCCTGATGGCTATTGCTGCCGCCAGACACGTAGGGGTAACACCTGAGCTTGCCTGCCAGTCGTTGGCTAAGTTTGTTAACACCAAACGCAGACTTGAGCTAAAAGGTATTGTCGGAGATATCTCTGTTTACGATGACTTTGCCCACCACCCGACGGCTATAGAGCTGACCTTAGGCGGGTTAAGAAACAAAGTTGGTGAGAATAAGATCATTGCAGTACTGGAGCCAAGGTCTGCAACAATGAAAATGGGTGTTCATAAGCAGACTCTGGTGGCTTCCCTTGAGCAGGCGGACTCTGTTTATCTTTATCAGCCAGACAATATTTCATGGTCAGTAAGTGAAGTCACGGAGCATTGTCGTCAGCCGGCTTACACTCATAATGAAATTGAACAACTGGTTGCCGCTATTGTTGCTGAAGCTAAAACGGGCGACCAGATTCTGGTCATGAGTAATGGTGGCTTTGAAGGTATTCATGGCAAGCTGATAGCGGCACTGGAACAGAAACAGAAGGTAGTAAATTAA
- the fbp gene encoding class 1 fructose-bisphosphatase encodes MSEFRTLGEYIVEKQHDFPHASGELSSLLASIRLAAKIVNREINKAGLVDITGAVGAENIQGEEQQKLDVYANDKFKAALEARDQVCGVASEEEDEAVAFNKELNQNAKYVVLMDPLDGSSNIDVNVSVGTIFSIYRRVSPVGTPAIEEDFLQPGEKQVAAGYVIYGSSTMLVYTTGNGVHGFTYDPSIGSFCLSHENMMIPEKGKIYSINEGNYIRFPMGVKKYIKYCQESMPEDNRPYTSRYIGSLVADFHRNLLKGGIYLYPSTESHPRGKLRLLYECNPMAFLIEQAGGLASDGKNRIMTLKPTELHERVPFFVGSKEMVRKVEEFLAENPE; translated from the coding sequence ATGTCTGAATTTCGCACTCTAGGCGAATATATTGTAGAGAAGCAACATGACTTTCCCCATGCCAGCGGTGAACTATCATCTCTGCTAGCATCGATCCGGTTAGCAGCCAAGATTGTTAACCGTGAAATCAACAAGGCAGGTCTTGTTGATATTACCGGTGCTGTAGGTGCTGAAAACATTCAAGGTGAAGAGCAACAGAAGCTTGATGTTTATGCCAATGATAAGTTTAAAGCGGCACTTGAAGCCCGGGATCAGGTTTGTGGTGTTGCCAGTGAAGAAGAAGATGAAGCTGTCGCCTTTAACAAGGAGCTAAATCAGAACGCTAAATACGTTGTACTAATGGACCCGTTGGACGGCTCATCAAACATTGATGTAAACGTCTCTGTAGGAACCATCTTTTCCATCTATCGCAGAGTATCGCCTGTCGGAACACCGGCTATTGAAGAAGATTTTCTTCAGCCGGGCGAAAAGCAGGTTGCCGCAGGTTATGTTATCTATGGTTCGTCTACCATGCTGGTCTACACAACCGGTAACGGCGTACATGGATTTACCTATGACCCGTCCATTGGCTCGTTCTGCCTCTCTCATGAAAATATGATGATTCCTGAGAAGGGTAAGATCTACTCCATCAACGAAGGAAACTATATCCGTTTCCCTATGGGCGTGAAAAAGTACATTAAGTACTGTCAGGAAAGTATGCCGGAAGATAACCGTCCGTATACTTCCCGCTATATCGGCTCACTGGTTGCAGATTTTCACCGTAACCTGCTGAAAGGTGGTATCTACCTTTACCCGAGCACTGAAAGCCACCCGAGAGGAAAGCTTCGCCTGTTGTATGAGTGCAACCCGATGGCCTTCCTTATCGAACAGGCCGGCGGCCTGGCTTCTGACGGTAAAAACAGAATTATGACTCTGAAACCGACTGAGCTACACGAACGTGTACCTTTCTTTGTCGGCTCAAAAGAGATGGTTCGTAAAGTTGAAGAGTTTCTGGCAGAGAATCCGGAATAA
- the thiB gene encoding thiamine ABC transporter substrate binding subunit, whose translation MKYTISALTLALSFSSFASDKLTVYTYDSFASDWGPGPAVEKAFEAQCGCDLEFVALDDGVSILNRLRLEGSKSKADIVLGLDTNLMAEAKKSGLLAEHKADTSAVNLPNGWSDTTFIPYDYGYFAFVYDKTKLANPPKSLKELVESRQDIKVIYQDPRTSTPGQGLMLWMKSVYGDDTAAAWSQLAKKTVTVTKGWSEAYSMFLKGESDMVLSYTTSPAYHLIAEKDDNYRAADFSEGHYMQVEVAAKTKNAANPQLADKFMQFILSGDFQNAMPTGNWMYPVTAVDLPEGFESLTKPKQSLSFTPEQVAGERKSWIREWQSALTK comes from the coding sequence GTGAAATACACTATTTCTGCATTAACATTAGCCCTTTCATTTTCATCCTTCGCATCGGATAAGCTGACAGTTTACACCTATGATTCATTTGCTTCTGACTGGGGACCGGGTCCTGCGGTAGAGAAAGCCTTTGAAGCTCAGTGCGGCTGCGATCTGGAATTTGTTGCCCTTGACGATGGTGTTTCCATTCTTAACCGTCTTCGTCTGGAAGGCAGTAAAAGCAAAGCGGATATTGTGTTAGGTCTGGACACCAACCTGATGGCAGAAGCAAAAAAATCCGGATTATTGGCAGAGCACAAGGCAGATACGTCGGCAGTAAATCTGCCTAACGGCTGGAGTGATACTACTTTTATTCCTTATGATTACGGTTACTTCGCTTTTGTTTACGATAAAACTAAGCTGGCTAATCCGCCGAAAAGCCTGAAAGAGCTGGTAGAAAGTCGTCAGGATATTAAGGTGATCTATCAGGATCCCCGCACCTCAACACCGGGACAGGGCTTGATGCTGTGGATGAAGTCCGTTTATGGCGATGACACGGCCGCTGCATGGAGCCAATTGGCTAAGAAAACCGTTACGGTAACCAAAGGCTGGTCTGAAGCCTATTCTATGTTCCTGAAAGGAGAGTCAGATATGGTGCTCTCCTATACCACCTCTCCGGCTTATCATCTGATTGCTGAGAAGGATGACAACTACCGTGCAGCGGATTTCAGTGAAGGGCACTACATGCAGGTTGAAGTGGCTGCCAAGACAAAAAATGCCGCTAACCCGCAACTGGCTGACAAGTTTATGCAGTTTATTCTGTCTGGTGACTTCCAGAATGCTATGCCGACCGGAAACTGGATGTATCCTGTCACCGCTGTCGACTTGCCAGAGGGCTTTGAGTCTCTGACCAAACCAAAACAGTCCCTGAGCTTCACTCCCGAACAGGTTGCCGGAGAGAGAAAATCATGGATTCGTGAGTGGCAGAGTGCATTAACTAAATAA
- the rapA gene encoding RNA polymerase-associated protein RapA, which produces MAFALGQRWISDTESDLGLGTVVEMNARTVTVMFAASEENRVYAQKDAPVTRVVFHAGDTVESQEGWSLKIDEVKEQNGLLTYIGTRLDSEEQGVALREIFLSNQIRFNKPQDKLFAGQIDRMDNFVLRYRALSNQYQQHKSPMRGLCGMRAGLIPHQLYIAHEVGRRYAPRVLLADEVGLGKTIEAGMIIHQQVLSGAAERVLIVVPETLQHQWLVEMMRRFNLHFSIFDEERCIEALADAANPFDTAQYVLCSLDFLTKNERRFEQMVDGNWDLMVVDEAHHLEWSPEQPSREYKVVESLANNTPAVLLLTATPEQLGHESHFARLRLLDPDRFYDYQAFVQEEQQYQPVADAVSTLFSGKLLEDSAKNQITELLSEQDVEPLFRIIEGDVAEDEKAKARQELIDNLMDRHGTGRVLFRNTRSAIKGFPKRNVNLLPMEMPEQYGRALRVSAMLDAELPVEARAMKRLYPEEIFQELEGGSSSWWQFDSRVDWLIEKVKVKRSEKILVIASRAETALQLEQALREREGIRATVFHEGMSILERDKAAAYFAQEEGGAQLLICSEIGSEGRNFQFANQLVMFDLPFNPDLLEQRIGRLDRIGQQRDIDIFVPYLQGSSQGILARWFEEGLQAFSETCPTGRAVYDQFSDALIEMLASGESPQLDEVIEESNKLNKQLKSQLEQGRDRLLEMHSNGGEAAEKIVEQISATDGDTNLVTFALSLFDTIGLNQDDKGENALVVTPSEHMMVPSYPGLPYDGATITFDRDTALSREDMNFISWEHPMIQGGIDLLLSEGVGTSAVSLLKNKALPVGTLLLELIYKVDAQAPKRSGINRFLPQTPIRLMIDGRGNDLSDQVEFESFNRQLSPVNRHMASKLVSSVQNEVHKLIEAGEKQVVSKLEQVREQAKQEMMSVLNGDLERLQALKAVNPNIRDEELQAIERQIDELTGYIGQAQIQLDSLRMIVVSHN; this is translated from the coding sequence ATGGCATTTGCTTTGGGGCAACGCTGGATAAGCGACACAGAAAGCGATTTGGGTTTAGGTACTGTTGTAGAAATGAACGCACGGACAGTAACGGTTATGTTCGCGGCTAGTGAAGAAAACAGAGTCTATGCACAAAAAGATGCCCCGGTTACCCGGGTGGTATTTCACGCAGGTGACACAGTAGAGAGTCAGGAAGGCTGGTCTCTTAAGATAGATGAAGTAAAAGAACAAAACGGCCTGCTCACCTATATTGGTACCCGTCTGGACAGCGAAGAACAGGGTGTCGCACTAAGAGAGATTTTCCTTAGTAATCAGATTCGCTTTAATAAGCCTCAGGATAAACTGTTTGCCGGTCAGATTGACCGTATGGATAACTTTGTACTCAGATACAGAGCGCTGTCCAATCAGTATCAGCAACATAAAAGCCCGATGCGTGGCTTATGCGGTATGCGTGCAGGGCTGATTCCGCATCAGTTGTATATCGCCCATGAAGTAGGCCGTCGTTATGCGCCGCGTGTTTTACTGGCCGATGAAGTTGGTCTGGGTAAAACCATTGAGGCGGGCATGATCATTCATCAGCAGGTACTGTCTGGCGCTGCTGAACGGGTATTGATTGTGGTACCGGAAACACTGCAACATCAGTGGCTGGTTGAGATGATGCGCCGCTTTAACCTGCATTTTTCCATCTTTGATGAAGAGCGCTGTATTGAAGCACTGGCTGATGCAGCCAATCCGTTTGATACCGCTCAGTATGTACTCTGCTCCCTTGATTTTCTGACCAAAAACGAGCGTCGTTTTGAGCAGATGGTCGATGGTAACTGGGATCTTATGGTGGTTGATGAAGCGCATCACCTTGAGTGGAGTCCGGAGCAGCCGAGCAGAGAGTATAAGGTAGTAGAAAGCCTTGCTAATAACACACCTGCGGTACTGCTTTTGACAGCAACACCAGAGCAACTCGGCCATGAGAGCCACTTTGCCCGTCTGCGTCTGCTGGATCCGGATCGTTTTTATGACTATCAGGCCTTTGTTCAGGAAGAACAGCAGTACCAGCCGGTAGCTGATGCAGTTAGTACTTTGTTTAGCGGTAAGCTATTGGAAGATTCAGCAAAAAATCAGATCACTGAGTTGTTGTCTGAACAGGATGTTGAGCCCCTGTTCCGTATTATCGAAGGGGATGTGGCTGAAGATGAGAAAGCTAAAGCCCGTCAGGAACTGATTGATAACCTGATGGATCGTCACGGTACCGGCCGGGTGCTGTTCCGTAACACCCGTTCGGCAATCAAGGGCTTCCCGAAAAGAAATGTAAACCTGCTGCCGATGGAGATGCCTGAGCAATATGGCCGGGCACTGCGTGTCTCTGCCATGCTGGATGCTGAGCTACCGGTAGAAGCGCGGGCAATGAAACGCCTCTACCCTGAAGAGATCTTTCAGGAGCTGGAAGGTGGTTCATCAAGCTGGTGGCAGTTTGATTCACGTGTCGACTGGCTGATTGAAAAGGTTAAGGTTAAGCGTTCTGAAAAAATTCTGGTGATAGCTTCAAGAGCGGAAACCGCTTTGCAACTGGAGCAGGCACTGCGTGAACGTGAAGGTATACGTGCCACAGTTTTCCATGAAGGCATGTCTATCCTTGAGCGCGATAAAGCTGCCGCCTATTTCGCACAGGAAGAGGGTGGTGCACAACTGCTTATCTGCTCTGAGATCGGTTCTGAAGGGCGTAACTTCCAGTTTGCTAACCAACTGGTAATGTTTGATCTGCCGTTTAATCCGGATCTGCTGGAGCAGCGTATTGGTCGTCTGGATCGAATTGGTCAGCAGCGGGATATCGATATTTTTGTTCCTTATCTGCAAGGTTCATCTCAGGGTATTCTGGCCCGCTGGTTTGAAGAGGGGCTTCAGGCATTTTCTGAAACCTGTCCGACAGGCCGGGCCGTTTACGATCAGTTTTCTGATGCGCTAATTGAGATGCTGGCTAGCGGTGAATCTCCTCAGTTAGATGAGGTTATCGAGGAGTCTAATAAGCTAAACAAACAGTTGAAGTCTCAGCTTGAGCAGGGGCGTGATCGCTTGCTTGAAATGCACTCTAACGGTGGTGAAGCAGCAGAGAAGATTGTTGAGCAGATCTCGGCAACGGACGGTGATACTAATCTGGTTACCTTCGCCCTTAGCCTGTTTGATACCATTGGCCTGAATCAGGATGATAAAGGTGAAAATGCACTGGTGGTTACCCCATCTGAGCATATGATGGTGCCAAGCTATCCGGGCCTGCCTTATGACGGAGCAACCATCACTTTTGACCGTGATACCGCTCTTTCCCGTGAAGATATGAACTTTATCAGTTGGGAGCACCCTATGATTCAGGGCGGTATTGACCTTCTGCTAAGTGAAGGAGTGGGAACCTCAGCGGTATCTCTGCTAAAGAACAAGGCTTTGCCGGTAGGAACACTACTGCTGGAACTGATTTATAAGGTCGATGCACAGGCTCCGAAAAGAAGTGGAATTAACCGCTTCCTGCCTCAGACTCCGATTCGTCTGATGATTGATGGTCGCGGAAATGATCTTTCTGATCAGGTCGAGTTTGAGAGCTTTAACCGCCAGCTAAGCCCGGTAAACCGCCATATGGCCAGTAAGCTGGTCTCTTCTGTGCAGAACGAAGTTCATAAGCTTATTGAGGCTGGTGAGAAGCAGGTTGTGTCTAAGCTTGAGCAGGTTAGGGAACAGGCGAAGCAAGAGATGATGAGTGTACTGAATGGCGATCTTGAGCGTCTTCAGGCACTGAAAGCGGTAAACCCGAATATTCGTGATGAAGAGCTGCAGGCCATTGAGCGTCAGATAGACGAGTTAACTGGCTATATTGGTCAGGCTCAGATTCAGCTGGATTCCCTGAGAATGATTGTGGTGAGTCACAACTAA
- a CDS encoding flavin prenyltransferase UbiX, whose translation MEQKKSITLAFTGASGAPYGLRLLECLLAADYRVYLLISSAARVVLATEEGLKLPANPEAARDVLVKKLNCCEENLIVCGKEDWFSPVASGSAAPKQMVICPCSAGSVASVAHGISDNLIERAADVVLKERGQLLMVVRETPFSTLHLENMHKLSQLGATIMPAAPGFYHQPESIEDLVDFMVARILDHLGIEQGLVPRWGYDQR comes from the coding sequence ATGGAGCAGAAAAAATCCATCACTCTGGCATTTACCGGTGCTTCTGGAGCGCCATACGGCTTGCGACTGTTAGAGTGCCTGCTGGCAGCCGATTACCGGGTCTATCTTCTGATCTCTTCTGCTGCCCGGGTTGTCCTCGCTACTGAAGAGGGGTTAAAGTTGCCTGCTAACCCTGAAGCGGCCAGAGATGTGCTGGTTAAGAAACTGAACTGCTGTGAAGAAAACCTGATTGTCTGTGGCAAAGAAGACTGGTTTTCACCGGTGGCATCCGGCAGTGCTGCACCTAAGCAGATGGTGATCTGCCCTTGTTCTGCCGGCAGTGTTGCCTCTGTTGCCCACGGAATATCAGATAACCTGATTGAACGAGCCGCAGATGTAGTATTGAAGGAGCGTGGACAACTGCTAATGGTGGTGCGTGAAACACCATTCTCGACTCTTCACCTGGAGAATATGCATAAACTGTCTCAGTTGGGCGCTACCATTATGCCGGCAGCCCCCGGTTTTTATCATCAACCTGAGTCCATAGAAGATTTGGTCGACTTTATGGTAGCGAGAATACTGGACCACCTTGGTATTGAGCAGGGACTGGTTCCGCGCTGGGGCTATGATCAGCGTTAA
- the thiP gene encoding thiamine/thiamine pyrophosphate ABC transporter permease ThiP, producing MQRIPKSGFVVAAAILLFVISALSALLLYTPEVRFSQYWNDGYYRHVTYFSFYQASLSMLISVSLAIPVAHALSRRQFFAKAFLLKVFSITLVLPVLVGVFGLLAIYGNSGLVAELFQWLERELPFSIYGLNGILLAHVFFNLPYASRLLYQSLETIPEQQHKLCAHLGMSHWDKFRLVEWPRLRQQLPHVCGLVFMLCFTSFATVMALGGGPKSTTIELAIYQAIKFDFDLQAGAVLALWQMLLCALLSFSIQRMAKHTPLISQRCDNPLAVTKDSRRARLWDGFWIVSAVILVIPPLIMVVISGLNSSLFAVLSDREFWLSVRASFAIALMAAVLALMAGVAIINSSRSLRMAEKGRMADSIELSGAIILVTPGLVISVGLFLLLRDMGDVFQLAGVIVVLVNALMALPYVIKTLSQPMLHIAQQYQLLSASLGMKGFSRFRLIDWRALHKPMAHAFAISFMLSIGDISAIALFGSQDFKTLPLYLFQLLGSYQMDAAAVVSLTLLLLSLSCFALIERFFRRS from the coding sequence ATGCAGAGAATCCCTAAATCAGGTTTCGTCGTAGCAGCAGCGATTTTGCTGTTTGTTATCTCTGCCCTGAGTGCCTTACTGCTCTATACCCCTGAAGTCCGCTTTAGCCAGTACTGGAACGACGGCTACTACCGGCATGTTACCTATTTCAGCTTCTATCAGGCATCTTTGTCTATGCTGATAAGCGTCTCTCTGGCGATTCCCGTTGCCCATGCGTTAAGCCGCAGACAGTTTTTCGCCAAGGCTTTTTTGCTTAAGGTATTTTCTATAACGCTGGTTTTGCCGGTTCTGGTGGGGGTTTTCGGCTTGCTGGCGATATATGGCAACAGTGGTCTTGTGGCTGAACTGTTTCAATGGCTGGAGAGGGAACTGCCTTTTTCAATTTATGGCCTGAACGGCATTCTGCTGGCCCATGTGTTTTTTAATCTGCCCTATGCCAGCCGCCTGTTGTATCAATCTCTTGAAACGATTCCTGAGCAACAGCATAAGCTGTGTGCTCATCTGGGCATGAGTCACTGGGATAAGTTCCGGCTGGTGGAGTGGCCAAGGCTGCGTCAGCAACTACCTCATGTATGCGGGCTGGTTTTTATGCTCTGCTTTACCAGTTTTGCCACCGTAATGGCGCTGGGTGGAGGGCCTAAATCGACCACTATTGAACTGGCAATCTATCAGGCGATTAAGTTCGATTTTGATTTGCAGGCAGGGGCAGTATTGGCACTGTGGCAAATGTTACTTTGTGCCTTGTTATCATTTTCCATACAGAGAATGGCAAAACATACTCCGCTGATTTCGCAGCGGTGTGACAATCCCCTTGCTGTGACAAAAGACAGCAGAAGGGCAAGGTTATGGGACGGCTTCTGGATTGTTTCTGCGGTTATTCTGGTTATTCCCCCCCTTATTATGGTGGTGATAAGCGGACTAAACAGCAGTTTATTTGCTGTTCTGTCTGACCGTGAATTCTGGCTGTCGGTCAGGGCTTCATTCGCTATCGCCTTAATGGCAGCTGTACTGGCCCTGATGGCTGGAGTTGCTATCATCAATAGCAGCCGCAGTCTGAGAATGGCCGAAAAGGGCAGAATGGCGGACAGTATTGAGTTATCTGGTGCCATTATTCTTGTTACTCCCGGCTTGGTCATCAGTGTCGGACTGTTTCTGTTACTGCGGGATATGGGCGATGTATTTCAGCTAGCCGGGGTTATTGTCGTTTTGGTCAATGCTCTTATGGCTCTGCCCTATGTGATTAAAACCTTGTCCCAGCCAATGCTGCATATCGCTCAGCAGTACCAGTTATTGAGTGCCAGTCTGGGTATGAAAGGATTTTCACGTTTCCGCCTGATTGACTGGCGGGCACTGCATAAGCCGATGGCACACGCTTTTGCCATCAGCTTTATGTTATCCATTGGCGATATCAGCGCCATTGCCTTGTTTGGCAGTCAGGATTTTAAAACCCTGCCGCTGTATCTTTTTCAGCTTCTGGGCAGCTATCAGATGGATGCCGCTGCGGTAGTATCACTAACCTTGTTACTGCTCAGTCTGAGCTGTTTTGCCCTGATTGAACGATTTTTTAGGAGAAGTTAG
- a CDS encoding gamma-glutamylcyclotransferase family protein: protein MQQLIFVYGTLKKGECNHHVLEQSECLGLFETEPNYQLYDHDDYPGLAHGSNSINGEIYRIDDETLSQLDVLEDVSVDFHREQIETPYGNAWVYMKINVT from the coding sequence ATGCAACAACTAATTTTTGTTTACGGAACCCTGAAAAAAGGTGAATGCAATCACCATGTACTGGAACAGAGTGAGTGTTTAGGTCTGTTTGAAACAGAGCCCAATTATCAGCTCTATGATCATGATGACTATCCGGGGTTAGCCCATGGTAGCAATAGCATTAACGGAGAGATCTACCGTATTGACGACGAAACGCTTTCTCAGCTGGATGTCCTTGAAGATGTGTCTGTCGACTTTCACCGGGAACAGATTGAGACGCCGTACGGCAATGCGTGGGTTTATATGAAGATTAATGTGACCTGA